Proteins found in one Paenibacillus dendritiformis genomic segment:
- the ureE gene encoding urease accessory protein UreE, with protein MIIEQIAGRLAELSPEERGGRHMEKVFMASEDMLKTIQRVTTDHGNEIGIRLAQRTELKDGDILYMDDKNMIVIEVMPDDVLVIQPRSIREMGEIAHKLGNRHLPAQFEGDAMVVQYDYLVEDQLTQDGIPFARENKKMKQAFRHVGHKH; from the coding sequence ATGATTATCGAACAAATCGCCGGACGTTTGGCTGAATTGAGCCCCGAGGAGCGGGGAGGCCGTCATATGGAAAAAGTATTTATGGCGAGCGAAGACATGTTGAAGACGATTCAGCGGGTGACGACGGATCACGGCAACGAGATTGGCATCCGGCTTGCGCAGCGGACCGAGCTCAAGGACGGCGACATTCTGTATATGGATGACAAAAATATGATCGTGATCGAAGTGATGCCGGATGATGTGCTTGTCATTCAGCCGCGATCGATCCGGGAGATGGGCGAGATCGCCCATAAGCTGGGGAACCGCCATTTGCCGGCGCAGTTCGAGGGAGACGCGATGGTCGTCCAGTACGATTATCTGGTGGAGGATCAGCTGACCCAGGACGGAATTCCCTTTGCCCGCGAGAACAAGAAAATGAAGCAAGCGTTTCGCCATGTCGGACATAAGCACTAG
- a CDS encoding urease accessory protein UreF: MSDISTSSLLTLLQWCDSNFPSGAFNHSFGLETYMQAGQVTGKASFKLWLEAYVLEQLVYNDLLACRLAYEALEANALEEIWRLDRLMTIQCIPRETREGMRRIGERMVKLATELYDSPALAQYSKRLNAKESFGHPAIAFAMMAFHVGVEKGTAVLSCLYSSVSGMVQNGVRAIPLGQTDGQKLLRELQPLLEEAAHQVQMLTIDDLGVIAPGLECSQMRHEQLHIRLFMS, translated from the coding sequence ATGTCGGACATAAGCACTAGCTCGCTGCTCACGCTGCTGCAGTGGTGCGATTCGAACTTCCCGTCGGGCGCGTTCAATCATTCGTTCGGCCTCGAGACGTATATGCAGGCCGGCCAGGTGACAGGCAAGGCGTCGTTCAAGCTCTGGCTGGAGGCGTATGTGCTCGAGCAGTTGGTGTACAACGATCTGCTTGCTTGCCGCCTTGCCTATGAAGCGCTGGAGGCGAACGCGCTAGAGGAGATCTGGCGCCTGGATCGGCTGATGACGATCCAGTGCATTCCGCGAGAGACGCGGGAAGGCATGCGCCGCATCGGAGAGAGAATGGTGAAGCTGGCAACCGAGCTGTACGACTCGCCAGCCCTGGCGCAATACAGCAAGCGGCTGAACGCAAAGGAATCGTTCGGGCATCCGGCGATAGCATTTGCCATGATGGCATTCCACGTCGGCGTCGAGAAGGGAACCGCCGTGCTGTCCTGTCTGTACTCGTCCGTATCCGGAATGGTCCAGAACGGGGTGCGGGCGATTCCGCTTGGCCAGACGGACGGGCAGAAGCTGCTCCGCGAGCTGCAGCCGCTGCTCGAGGAGGCCGCGCATCAGGTGCAGATGCTGACGATCGACGACCTGGGCGTCATCGCGCCCGGTCTGGAGTGTTCCCAGATGAGGCATGAGCAGCTTCATATTCGGCTGTTCATGTCCTGA
- the ureG gene encoding urease accessory protein UreG — MSLIKIGVGGPVGAGKTMLVEKITRRMHGKCSMAVITNDIYTKEDAKILMRTGVLPEDRIIGVETGGCPHTAIREDASMNFAAIDELLSRHPDLEIIFVESGGDNLAATFSPELVDFSIYIIDVAQGEKIPRKGGQGMIKSDLFIINKTDLAPYVGADLKVMEADTLTFRGNKPYFFTNLKDEQGLDEVVAWIEKHALLSGLE; from the coding sequence ATGAGTCTTATCAAAATCGGCGTAGGCGGCCCTGTCGGTGCAGGCAAAACGATGCTGGTCGAAAAGATCACCCGCAGAATGCACGGAAAATGCAGCATGGCCGTCATCACGAATGATATTTATACGAAGGAAGACGCGAAGATTCTGATGCGCACCGGCGTTCTGCCGGAGGACCGCATTATCGGGGTGGAGACGGGCGGCTGCCCGCATACCGCGATTCGGGAGGATGCATCGATGAATTTCGCGGCGATCGATGAACTGTTGTCCCGCCATCCGGACCTGGAGATCATCTTCGTGGAGAGCGGCGGCGATAATCTGGCCGCGACGTTCAGCCCCGAGCTCGTCGACTTCTCCATCTATATTATTGACGTGGCCCAAGGGGAGAAGATTCCGCGCAAAGGCGGACAAGGCATGATTAAATCCGATTTGTTCATTATTAACAAGACGGACCTGGCTCCTTATGTCGGCGCGGATCTGAAGGTGATGGAGGCGGACACGCTGACGTTCCGCGGCAATAAGCCGTATTTTTTCACGAATCTGAAGGATGAGCAGGGGCTCGATGAAGTCGTCGCCTGGATTGAAAAACATGCCCTGCTGTCCGGCTTGGAGTAA
- a CDS encoding urease accessory protein UreD, with the protein MASWTGQLELKIEHRGDRSAASRQYHQGAYKIARPIYPDRSGQVHYYVMNPGGGYVGGDRYRMELELGEGASSLMTTQSSTKIYRTPKEPVFQLTRIALEAGSYLEWLPDSVIAYRDSRYRQQTDIRMHSSAALILGEIVTPGWSPDGEHFSYDEITLKTMIEMDGVPVLFDHLRLRPGEQPIHGLGRMDGHTHIGSLYVVGPLATRAFIEELAEKLDLNRMEGCIGLSELIIPGFGVRMLGNSTQAIETLFGRIANAVRESWFGWGPISLRKY; encoded by the coding sequence ATGGCGTCCTGGACAGGCCAGCTGGAGCTGAAGATTGAACATCGGGGCGACCGTTCTGCCGCTTCCCGCCAATATCACCAGGGGGCCTACAAAATCGCCCGCCCCATCTACCCAGATCGAAGCGGGCAGGTGCATTATTACGTCATGAACCCGGGCGGCGGATACGTCGGCGGCGACCGGTACCGGATGGAACTGGAGCTCGGGGAAGGAGCGTCCTCATTGATGACGACGCAGTCTTCCACCAAAATCTATCGCACGCCGAAGGAGCCGGTGTTCCAATTGACGCGCATCGCGCTGGAGGCAGGCAGCTATCTGGAGTGGCTGCCCGATTCGGTCATTGCCTACCGGGACTCCCGGTATCGACAGCAGACCGATATCCGGATGCACAGCAGCGCGGCACTAATTCTAGGAGAAATCGTAACCCCGGGCTGGTCCCCGGACGGAGAGCATTTCTCGTACGATGAGATTACGTTGAAGACGATGATTGAGATGGACGGGGTGCCCGTACTGTTCGATCATCTGAGGCTTCGTCCCGGCGAGCAGCCGATTCACGGACTTGGCCGAATGGATGGGCATACCCATATCGGATCTCTGTACGTCGTCGGTCCGCTTGCGACCCGCGCGTTCATCGAGGAGCTGGCGGAGAAGCTCGATCTGAACCGGATGGAAGGCTGTATCGGGCTGTCGGAGCTCATTATTCCCGGCTTCGGCGTCCGCATGCTGGGCAATTCGACACAGGCTATCGAGACGCTGTTCGGACGAATCGCCAATGCGGTGCGGGAGAGCTGGTTCGGTTGGGGGCCGATTTCTCTGCGCAAATATTGA
- a CDS encoding SDR family NAD(P)-dependent oxidoreductase, whose product MRNYIIFGASKGLGDAFVKGVPERGDQVWIVSRSRPDSMDLVDGVQRHWISADLSQPDASRIVAEALRGETIDILIYNVGIWEKEGFEDHYSFDRDEPADIANIIQVNITSTIICIQALLPHLRRSQAGKIIVIGSTAGLDHTNNPQVSFVASKFGLRGITHALREHVRKDGIAVTCINPGELATEIPYEEGVEKAIAEYDGTRIPVQDIVALVKCIVSLSKVACIKEIHVPAMTDLNA is encoded by the coding sequence TTGAGAAATTATATTATTTTCGGAGCAAGCAAAGGACTTGGAGATGCGTTCGTTAAGGGAGTACCTGAACGCGGGGACCAAGTATGGATTGTATCTCGAAGCAGGCCGGACAGCATGGATTTGGTTGACGGCGTTCAAAGACACTGGATTTCAGCGGACTTATCACAGCCGGATGCGAGCAGGATTGTGGCAGAGGCATTGCGGGGCGAGACGATAGATATACTTATATATAATGTTGGCATATGGGAAAAAGAAGGCTTCGAGGATCACTATAGCTTCGATCGGGATGAGCCGGCTGATATCGCCAATATTATTCAAGTCAATATAACCTCGACGATCATATGCATTCAAGCGCTGCTGCCGCATCTTAGACGGTCGCAAGCCGGCAAAATTATTGTTATCGGGTCGACTGCCGGCCTGGATCATACCAATAATCCTCAGGTATCCTTTGTCGCCTCCAAATTCGGCTTGCGCGGCATAACCCATGCCTTGCGGGAACATGTTCGTAAAGACGGCATTGCCGTCACATGCATCAATCCGGGGGAGCTTGCCACGGAAATCCCCTATGAAGAAGGCGTCGAAAAGGCGATTGCCGAATACGATGGCACACGGATTCCGGTCCAAGACATCGTTGCTTTAGTAAAGTGTATCGTAAGTCTGTCCAAAGTGGCTTGCATCAAAGAAATTCACGTTCCCGCCATGACTGATTTGAACGCTTGA
- a CDS encoding antibiotic biosynthesis monooxygenase family protein produces MIVHMTTFYVKPGTANDFESSFREASAILSERPGYLKHELHKCVEVEDKYIMIVQWNSFKDHMPGFTASESYLEWSILLQPFFERPPVSEHYVGIRVK; encoded by the coding sequence ATGATTGTGCATATGACGACGTTCTATGTCAAGCCGGGAACGGCGAACGACTTCGAGAGCAGCTTTCGCGAGGCGTCGGCGATTTTGTCGGAGCGGCCGGGATATCTGAAGCACGAGCTTCATAAATGTGTGGAGGTTGAGGATAAGTACATTATGATCGTCCAGTGGAATTCGTTCAAGGATCATATGCCTGGCTTTACGGCATCGGAATCCTACCTCGAGTGGAGCATTCTCCTGCAGCCCTTTTTTGAGCGTCCTCCCGTCTCGGAGCATTATGTCGGTATTAGAGTGAAATGA
- a CDS encoding glycosyl hydrolase family 8, which yields MQTRLRRPGSALKRTMALLVACCMMLPVQLWGTAAAGAKSEVQKAGGPQRPFPQHAAYASGTIKPNHVSQAAMDKEVGLLYDEWKKKYLKQNKYAADQYYVWYNDGGWNGEAITVSEAHGYGMMITALMAGHDPDAKKLFDGMYRYFRAHPSEINKDLMAWQQSDTNGAIIDSNGANSATDGDMDIAYALLLADKQWGSNGAINYLAEGKKIINAIMKSEVHPTEYHLQLGDWVQAYDSDPDYKRATRPSDFMLQHMKEFQAATGDARWGKVVDNTYGIIQQVYKNFSPKTGLLPDFLYKDETDGQFKPVSYRKWNTDDGYFLESELDGEYNYNSCRTPWRIATDYMVTGDKRATAQLSALNAFIRSNHDTPGSIWSGYKLDGSERLSEWNGGLDFTAPFMVSAMIDASNQQWLNDLWDYHTDAANPTAQEWKYYYGNTIRLLSMIVVSGNWWSPSATAAGAAAS from the coding sequence ATGCAGACGAGATTAAGGAGGCCAGGCAGCGCGTTGAAACGGACGATGGCGCTGCTTGTGGCCTGTTGTATGATGCTGCCGGTCCAATTATGGGGGACGGCGGCTGCCGGCGCAAAGTCGGAGGTTCAGAAGGCAGGCGGACCGCAGCGGCCGTTCCCGCAGCATGCCGCTTATGCGAGCGGCACGATTAAGCCGAACCATGTATCGCAGGCGGCGATGGATAAGGAAGTGGGGCTGCTGTATGACGAATGGAAGAAGAAGTACCTCAAGCAAAATAAATACGCGGCCGATCAATATTATGTCTGGTATAACGACGGCGGATGGAACGGAGAGGCGATCACCGTCTCCGAAGCGCACGGGTATGGCATGATGATTACCGCTTTGATGGCGGGGCATGACCCTGATGCGAAGAAGCTGTTCGACGGCATGTATCGTTACTTCCGCGCCCATCCGAGCGAGATCAATAAGGACCTGATGGCATGGCAGCAGTCCGATACGAATGGCGCGATTATCGATTCGAACGGAGCGAATTCCGCGACTGACGGGGATATGGATATTGCGTATGCGCTGCTGCTGGCCGACAAGCAATGGGGCAGTAATGGGGCGATCAATTATTTGGCCGAGGGGAAAAAGATCATCAACGCGATCATGAAGAGCGAGGTGCATCCGACGGAATATCATCTGCAGTTGGGTGATTGGGTGCAGGCCTACGACAGCGATCCGGATTATAAGCGGGCGACCCGGCCATCGGACTTCATGCTGCAGCATATGAAGGAGTTCCAGGCGGCGACAGGGGATGCGCGCTGGGGCAAGGTCGTTGACAATACGTACGGCATTATTCAACAAGTATACAAGAACTTCAGCCCGAAGACGGGGCTGCTGCCGGACTTCCTGTACAAGGACGAGACAGACGGGCAGTTCAAGCCGGTCAGCTATCGGAAGTGGAATACCGATGACGGCTATTTCCTCGAATCCGAGCTGGACGGAGAGTATAATTACAACTCCTGCCGGACGCCATGGCGCATCGCCACCGATTATATGGTGACGGGGGATAAGCGGGCTACGGCCCAGCTCTCCGCGCTGAATGCGTTCATTCGGAGCAACCATGATACGCCGGGGAGCATCTGGTCCGGCTACAAGCTGGACGGATCGGAGCGGCTGAGCGAATGGAACGGCGGTCTCGACTTCACGGCGCCATTCATGGTCAGTGCGATGATCGACGCTTCGAATCAGCAATGGCTGAATGATCTGTGGGATTATCACACCGATGCGGCCAACCCGACGGCCCAGGAATGGAAATATTATTACGGCAACACGATCCGCCTGCTGAGCATGATCGTCGTGTCCGGCAACTGGTGGTCCCCAAGCGCGACGGCAGCCGGGGCGGCAGCGTCCTGA
- a CDS encoding M3 family oligoendopeptidase, with protein MTFSEYRYERPDIAAIGKQFKEHLQAFNAAESFEEQDRAMEAINKLRSVFDTQSQLVSIRHSIDTNDEFYKAEQDYMDEITPMFQEYITDYYKALIGSKFRAELEQKWGSQLFQLAELSVKTFHPDIIEDLQQENKLATEYNKLIASAKIPFEGEERTLAQLMPFEQSPDRDMRRRASTARYQFMAEHEAEFDRIYDELVKVRTKMARKLGFSNFVELGYARMCRTDYNAEMVANFRKQVLDEIVPIATKLRERQRNRIGVDTLHFYDESLSFKTGNATPKGDPDWIIANGKKMYAELSPEMNEFFTFMIDNGLMDLVSKKGKQSGGYCTYLSEYGAPFIFSNFNGTSGDIDVLTHEAGHAFQVYESRHLKVPEYHFPTFEAAEIHSMSMEFFTWPWMNLFFEEETEKYKFDHLSSGLLFLPYGVSVDEFQHFVYANPDATPAERKAAWRDIERKYLPHRNYEGIDYLERGGFWHKQGHIFQMPFYYIDYTLAQICAFQFWKRMNEDYKAAWADYLKLCQTGGSQSFTELVAVAGLISPFEDGCVASVIGVIEQWLNEVDDTKL; from the coding sequence ATGACATTTAGCGAGTATCGTTACGAGCGACCCGATATCGCAGCGATCGGCAAGCAGTTCAAGGAGCATCTGCAGGCATTCAATGCGGCGGAGAGCTTTGAAGAACAGGATCGGGCCATGGAGGCCATCAACAAGCTGCGCAGCGTGTTCGATACCCAGAGTCAGCTCGTCTCCATCCGCCACTCCATCGACACGAATGATGAGTTCTACAAGGCGGAGCAGGATTATATGGACGAGATCACGCCGATGTTCCAGGAATACATAACAGATTACTACAAGGCATTGATCGGCTCGAAATTCCGGGCCGAGCTGGAACAGAAATGGGGCAGCCAATTGTTCCAATTGGCGGAGCTGTCGGTGAAGACGTTCCATCCGGACATCATTGAAGATCTGCAGCAGGAGAACAAGCTGGCGACAGAATATAACAAGCTGATCGCATCGGCCAAGATTCCATTCGAGGGCGAGGAGCGCACGCTGGCGCAGTTGATGCCGTTCGAGCAGTCGCCGGATCGGGACATGAGACGGCGCGCGTCCACAGCGCGTTATCAGTTCATGGCAGAGCATGAGGCGGAGTTCGACCGGATCTATGACGAGCTGGTCAAGGTGCGCACGAAGATGGCGAGAAAGCTGGGCTTCTCCAACTTCGTGGAGCTTGGTTATGCGCGGATGTGCCGCACCGATTATAACGCCGAGATGGTCGCTAACTTCCGCAAGCAGGTGCTGGATGAGATCGTGCCGATAGCGACCAAGCTGCGTGAGCGCCAACGCAACCGGATCGGCGTCGACACGCTTCACTTCTATGACGAAAGCCTCAGCTTCAAGACGGGGAATGCGACGCCGAAGGGCGATCCGGACTGGATTATCGCGAACGGCAAGAAGATGTATGCGGAATTGTCGCCGGAGATGAACGAATTCTTCACGTTCATGATTGACAACGGACTGATGGATCTGGTCAGCAAAAAGGGCAAGCAGAGCGGAGGCTACTGCACCTATTTGAGCGAATACGGGGCGCCGTTCATTTTCTCCAACTTCAATGGCACTTCGGGCGACATTGATGTGTTGACTCACGAAGCCGGGCATGCGTTCCAAGTCTATGAGAGCAGACATTTAAAAGTACCGGAATACCATTTCCCAACATTTGAAGCGGCCGAGATTCATTCCATGAGCATGGAGTTCTTCACATGGCCGTGGATGAACCTGTTCTTCGAAGAGGAGACGGAGAAGTATAAATTCGATCATTTGTCATCGGGACTGCTCTTCCTGCCGTACGGCGTATCGGTCGATGAGTTCCAGCATTTCGTCTACGCCAATCCGGACGCGACGCCGGCGGAGCGCAAGGCGGCTTGGCGCGATATTGAGCGCAAATATTTGCCTCACCGCAATTACGAAGGCATCGATTACTTGGAGCGCGGCGGATTCTGGCATAAGCAAGGTCATATTTTCCAGATGCCGTTCTACTATATTGATTACACGCTGGCCCAAATCTGCGCCTTCCAGTTCTGGAAGCGCATGAATGAAGATTACAAGGCGGCATGGGCCGATTATTTGAAGTTATGCCAAACTGGCGGCAGCCAGTCCTTCACTGAACTCGTCGCCGTAGCCGGCCTTATCTCACCGTTCGAGGACGGATGCGTGGCTTCGGTCATCGGCGTTATCGAGCAATGGCTGAACGAAGTGGATGATACGAAGCTGTAA
- the tsaA gene encoding tRNA (N6-threonylcarbamoyladenosine(37)-N6)-methyltransferase TrmO, giving the protein MKIEPIGTVHSAVKEGVDENWGQVVSEIHLLPEYADGLIGLREFSHILVVYYMDRSTFDAAGDLVRRPQGRSNMPDIGIFAQRAKHRPNPIGITCAKLVDIEGAVIRVQGLDAIDHTPVLDVKPHFPVFDSPANPQVPAWVNKLMAKYF; this is encoded by the coding sequence ATGAAGATCGAGCCGATAGGCACCGTTCATTCCGCTGTGAAGGAAGGGGTAGATGAGAACTGGGGGCAAGTTGTTTCCGAGATTCATCTGCTTCCGGAATATGCGGATGGGCTCATTGGACTGCGGGAATTTTCCCATATCCTTGTCGTATATTATATGGATCGATCCACCTTCGATGCCGCCGGCGATCTGGTCCGCAGACCGCAGGGCCGATCCAATATGCCGGACATCGGCATTTTTGCGCAGCGGGCGAAGCACCGGCCGAATCCGATTGGCATTACGTGCGCGAAGCTGGTTGACATTGAAGGAGCGGTCATCCGGGTGCAGGGGCTAGACGCGATAGACCATACGCCGGTGCTTGATGTGAAGCCGCATTTCCCGGTCTTTGACTCGCCCGCGAATCCGCAGGTGCCCGCCTGGGTGAATAAGCTGATGGCGAAATATTTTTGA
- a CDS encoding lipid II flippase Amj family protein, whose amino-acid sequence MPLTYTLVIVFILTLIIHASETLSYSIRFAGVRIGKLAVALSLTGIVVLVARTANLIQAPFTANFIDYANHHPEFDPLPYLRFTLVAASAGTLLAIAVFPTFVQLFTRIIARLEVAGSIPKLLAGVTIGQLKRTKSYIRRPTWSMLVSLRYKGIPKRFILLNIAVTAIYTVGVLASLYAAYLVPEFSTTASQSSGLINGMATILLTIFIDPQLGLITDKALQHPEERGRLGRIYAVLMFSRFFGTLLAQLLLVPAAYWIASIVRLIS is encoded by the coding sequence ATGCCGTTGACGTATACGCTAGTGATTGTGTTTATACTTACTTTGATTATTCATGCGTCCGAGACGCTATCCTACTCTATCCGCTTCGCGGGCGTCCGGATCGGCAAGCTCGCGGTGGCGTTGTCCCTGACCGGTATCGTCGTGCTCGTGGCGCGCACGGCCAACCTGATTCAAGCGCCGTTCACCGCCAATTTCATTGATTACGCCAATCACCATCCGGAGTTCGATCCGCTGCCCTACCTGCGGTTCACGCTGGTGGCGGCTTCGGCCGGGACGCTGCTCGCGATCGCGGTGTTCCCGACCTTCGTACAGCTGTTCACGCGGATTATCGCTCGTCTGGAGGTGGCAGGCTCGATCCCCAAGCTGCTGGCCGGGGTTACGATCGGACAGTTGAAGCGGACGAAGAGCTACATCCGCAGACCGACCTGGTCTATGCTGGTCAGTCTCCGGTATAAGGGGATTCCGAAGCGGTTCATCCTGTTGAATATCGCGGTCACTGCGATCTATACGGTGGGCGTGCTCGCGTCGCTGTATGCCGCCTATCTCGTTCCGGAGTTCAGCACGACCGCTTCCCAATCATCGGGACTTATTAACGGGATGGCGACCATCTTGCTGACCATTTTCATCGATCCGCAGCTGGGACTGATTACGGATAAGGCGCTCCAGCATCCCGAAGAGCGCGGCCGGCTGGGCCGAATCTATGCCGTGCTGATGTTTTCACGCTTCTTCGGCACCTTGCTCGCCCAGCTGCTGCTGGTCCCGGCAGCCTATTGGATCGCTTCTATCGTCCGGCTCATCAGTTAA